One Synechocystis sp. LKSZ1 genomic window, AACAAAATTTCCTCCTCCCAGGCCAGAGAAAAGTAACCCAGCAATAACGCCCACGAGAATCCCGACAATCACAAAACCGAGCAGGGCCAGCATCAGAAATAGCCCCATGGCGATGGAGGCGACGAGGAAATACCAAAGCTTGGGCATTACCTGACGACGGGCTTCTAGGATCGATTCAGGTTGTTCCTGGGCCTCTTGAAAGGCCAAACGACCCAGCAATCCTTGGATAGCTAAAAACTTAGCCCAGCCGTAAACTGGCACAAAAACCCAGAGATAGGCTCTAAAGGCCTCGCCAAAGTAGTTTTTAAAATGGTCTCGATAAATACGCAGGCCCCCAGTCACAATATCCCCAACACTGAGTTTGCCCTGGGCGGCTCCAGTACTGTAATGACGAGTCATAGCTAAAATTCCCTATTGCTTTTGCTGTTATGGTAGAAGCAAATTCTTCTCCTGCGCGTTTTTTTCATGAATCTTCGTCGTTGGTTAGCCCGCCGTGACCCAAACTGGCAAGAATTGGGGCATCTGTTAGATCTCGCAGAAAAAAAAGGTCTTAAGGCCCTTTCGGGCCAAGATATTCAACACCTGGCTAGCCTCTATCGTTCCACCTCCGCTGACCTGGCCCGGGCCAAAACGGTGGGGCTAGGGCCGACCCTGATTCAATCCCTACAACAACTCACTAGCCGGGCCTATAGCCAAATTTATCAAGGTTCCCGCCACCAGGAATGGCAGGCCGTTGCTGAATTTTACCGCTGGCGCTTGCCCCTGGTGATGCAACAAACCTTTCCCTATACACTGGTGGCCACCGTGATTTTTCTGCTGGGGGGCCTGATCGCCTATGTCTATAGCCAACGGGATCCGAGTTTTATGGCCCTGGTGGTGCCTCAAGACCTAATTACCCTGGTGCGAGACGAAAACAAGCTCTGGATGGGGTCAATTTTGGGATCGGAACCCCTGGCCTCTAGCAATATTATGATCAATAACTTGCTGGTGTCCTTTCGGGTGGTGGCGGGGGGAATCACGGCGGGCCTCTTCACCGTCTATGCCCTCTTTTACAATGGCCTGCTGATCGGGGCCATCGGCGCTTTAGTGGGCCAGCACCAACTGGCTTTTCCCTTTTGGGCCTTTGTTTTTCCCCACGGGGCTCTGGAATTACCGGCCATTTTTCTAGCAGGAGGAGCCGGTTTGTTGATTGCCCAGGCCCTGCTCTGGCCTGGCCGCTATAGTCGCCTAGCAGCCCTCAAACAAAACAGCTATCAAGCGGCCCAACTGGTCTTTGGGGTGGTACCGCTCCTCTTCATTGCCGGCGTGATTGAAGGCTTTATTTCTCCCAGTCTCTGGATGCCAAGTCCTTTGAAATATGTCCTGGGAGTTAGCCTATTCCTCCTGCTGTTGACCTACGGCCGTCGTTCTGAGTCAGGGGTTAGCCCCGGCAACTAAGGCAATTACTCACAAAGTTTATACCGGCAAGTCCCCCAGTCTTGGGGGAGGTAGGGGGCTTAGTAGCGGGATTCTTTTTCTTGCGTATGCGTACTGTCTAATACCCAATCTCTGCAACCTGACCCCACCCATCCTCCCCTTGTTAAGGGGAGGTGCCGTAGGCGGAGGGGTAAAAATTTGTCGCTCTAATTTGAAGAATTGGTCTAACCTCCTTTGAGGTTATTGGCTCACCAAGCACCTACTCT contains:
- a CDS encoding stage II sporulation protein M, yielding MNLRRWLARRDPNWQELGHLLDLAEKKGLKALSGQDIQHLASLYRSTSADLARAKTVGLGPTLIQSLQQLTSRAYSQIYQGSRHQEWQAVAEFYRWRLPLVMQQTFPYTLVATVIFLLGGLIAYVYSQRDPSFMALVVPQDLITLVRDENKLWMGSILGSEPLASSNIMINNLLVSFRVVAGGITAGLFTVYALFYNGLLIGAIGALVGQHQLAFPFWAFVFPHGALELPAIFLAGGAGLLIAQALLWPGRYSRLAALKQNSYQAAQLVFGVVPLLFIAGVIEGFISPSLWMPSPLKYVLGVSLFLLLLTYGRRSESGVSPGN